In Bacteroidales bacterium, one genomic interval encodes:
- a CDS encoding 6-carboxytetrahydropterin synthase → MNKNRVRITKEFSFEMSHFLKNHLGGCNNIHGHSYKLFVTISGYPCNDTDSPQYGMLIDFGELKKIVNKSIIDPLDHSLMVSEMSFKNSFLEQYKGKIIVKPFEPTCENLVSDFADKLSKELPKNVELYSIKLYETSTSYCEWYASDNELNR, encoded by the coding sequence ATAAATAAAAACAGAGTTAGAATAACAAAAGAGTTCTCTTTCGAGATGTCTCATTTCCTAAAAAACCATTTAGGGGGATGTAATAATATTCACGGTCATAGCTATAAACTTTTTGTGACTATTTCCGGGTATCCTTGTAACGATACAGATAGCCCACAATATGGCATGCTCATTGACTTTGGAGAATTGAAAAAAATAGTAAACAAATCAATTATTGATCCGTTGGATCACTCTTTAATGGTTTCGGAAATGTCTTTTAAGAACTCTTTTCTTGAGCAATATAAGGGCAAGATAATCGTTAAACCATTTGAACCCACATGCGAAAACCTTGTCAGCGATTTTGCAGATAAGCTCAGTAAAGAGTTGCCTAAAAATGTTGAACTTTACAGTATAAAGCTATACGAAACCTCGACAAGCTACTGCGAATGGTATGCTAGTGACAACGAACTAAATAGATAA